In Deltaproteobacteria bacterium CG11_big_fil_rev_8_21_14_0_20_42_23, the sequence AAACAGCTCTGTATGATCTGCTCAAACGAATTGAACGTTGCCCTTTTCTTTTTCCCTGCAATGCTTCGTCATGATAGCCCGAAATTTTTCTAACTTGCTCCACACCTTCCAATTCAACAGCCCGGATCCAAGATTCCAATTTGTTTAAAATATGTCTTGGGACAGAATTGAGTTGTTTTTTAGCCTTTTTACCCAACTCAACCTGTGTAAGCATATTTTTAACTGTACACTTATCTGGGGTACTTTTTCAAGAAAAAAATATTATGTGGCCCTACGGGTTCTCAACTTCCGTTCAATCGCAAAAAAAACCGTCCTTTCGGACGGCTTGTTTTTTGCGGAGAGAGAGAGGGATTTCCTTTCCATCACCACTCGACAAGAACAAAAATCGTGTCTCGTATTCCAAGGACCCCAAGCCGTAATCGCTGCGCCCATTGNNNNNNNNNNNNNNNNNNTCTCTCAGAAATAAAAAAGGATCCTTTCGGATCCTTTTTTATTTCTGGCGGAGAGAGAGGGATTCGAACCCTCGGTGCCCTTTCGAGCACAACACCTTAGCAGGGTGCCCCATTCGGCCACTCTGGCATCTCTCCAAGCTTCACTACAGCCGAAGCTCATTAACTGCTCTTTTCTTATTTGTCTACCCTTCTTTTGTTCGAAAAATCCGTGGGAAATAGGCTCCAACTCTTTGCCTGTAGACTTTATATTCGGGAAAAACACTTTCCAGCTTTTGCTCTTCCACAAAAGCTCGGTACCTCTGTGCCGCTAGCCACAATACAACTAAAGTCCAATTGCACCACGACGGCACATCGCATGCGCAGCCCAGCATAACAATGCTCTCACCCACATAGACTGGGTGCCGCACAAAACGGTAGAGGCCTTTCGTGATCAACACCCTGGCCTCGGTGAGGATGCTAAACGATTTTCCCAAGGTGCAAAATCCTGTCAGCGTAATAATGTGGCCTACAATCAGAAAAAAGAAGGCAAGTTGAGAAAAATTTCCCGGCATTTTACTTTTTAGAGGATGAAAAAATGAAAAAATCCATGGAATGTGACGAAGAGCTTCTATTTGCAACAAACGATGCGTCTCATAAAGTGCTATTGGCGTTACAGCGCAAACAAGTGGCAGTATAATTTCCACCGTTTTGTTTGCCCGCACTTTTGGAGCATGCCGAAAAAGATAGGCATAAGCGAAAAAAACAAACACACCCATCACTAAAATCCAGTTTATCCACGAAAAAATGGTGAAAGCCTTCGGAAATCTGGAAAATTGATCGATCTGAAGCGCAATACGATAACTAATATAGAGCAGAAAAAAGGTGCTCCCCAACCACTTGGAGGCCCATTCCAGGGCTGGTTCGTGAATGCCCTGCTGTTTTAAGGATCGGAAACGGAGGAAAAGGAAAGGGCTGGTGCAAAAAATAAAAAAAATTGCCAATGGCGCAAAGAAGTGGAGTGTAATCATGTTCCCCCTTTAAAAACGAAAAGACGATATATCTTGCCCTGATTCGCAGCACAAGCTTTCTTGCCGAGCAAGCACACGTGCCTGAAATGCCAATTTCAAGCTTTTTAAAAGGAGTGCCGAAAATCTGTACCAGGCTGTCACTTTTCAAGCCTTTGAAATTGAAGAGACTTTTCGTCCATTTCTTCACAACCCTCTAAAATCAGAAGGCTTTCTTCTCATCAAAAAATATCCCTTATTTATCAAGAACTTACAAAAATTCAGTTTCTAGACTAAAACCAAAAAACTTCCTATACTTGCAACAGCTTCTTGAGAAAGGCCTAGGGGGAGGGAATGAATATGTCATCACAAAAGGGTTTTACACTAATTGAACTTGTTTTGGTCATCGCCATTCTGGGTATTTTGTCCATAAGTGCCTTGCCGCGCTTTATGTCACTTGCCACAGATGCAGAGAACGCTTCAAAGGATGGGGTTTTGGGGGCCGTGCGATCTGCCGTGGTGATGAGCCGCGCCGAGAGCATGATCAATGACGGCGGCGATGGCGTCTTCCCGGCTACACTTGATGCTGAAGCAGCTGGAGAATGTGCCAACTGCTTTTCAAGCATTCTTTCATCCGGGATCAGTGACCCAAGCTGGCAGAAAATCGACAACCAAACCTACAGTTTTGATGATGGAACTGGTGCGGTGAATTACGAATACGACAGCGCAACAGGAACGTTTGTGGAAGCCGCTGCCGCGCCATAAGTTTTTTGAAATTTACTCTTTTTTCACGGCTGATTTTTCGAATGCACCTGGAAGGAGATCTGAGAGACAAGCTACACTCACATCTCCTTTTAAGTTTGTCATGATCACTTCCATTTTTGGCGAGAACTCAAATAAAATTTGCCTACAAATACCACACGGCGCAATTGGCCCATCGGTGTTAGCCACAATAGCGATGCGCGAAAATGATTTACTTCCTTCCGAAACAGCCTTCATCACCGCAACACGTTCGGCACAATCGGTGAGCCCATAACTCGCGTTTTCTACATTGCAGCCTAAAAAAACTTTTCCGCTTTTCGTTTCAAGCGCAGCTCCCACCTGAAACTTTGAATATGGTGCATAAGCTTTTTTGCGAATAATCTTCGCTTTTGCT encodes:
- the cdd gene encoding cytidine deaminase, translated to MKITAHQKKLIAKAKIIRKKAYAPYSKFQVGAALETKSGKVFLGCNVENASYGLTDCAERVAVMKAVSEGSKSFSRIAIVANTDGPIAPCGICRQILFEFSPKMEVIMTNLKGDVSVACLSDLLPGAFEKSAVKKE